Proteins co-encoded in one Prunus persica cultivar Lovell chromosome G6, Prunus_persica_NCBIv2, whole genome shotgun sequence genomic window:
- the LOC109949676 gene encoding uncharacterized protein LOC109949676, with amino-acid sequence MQKRLRESRAKKAEKSAGKRPKDDDEGRVADVLGKRKALEEAHQHVMGSGPRLPPFDLQAPPKLPFGMEDVFAEGVEKVDFGRLRQQKKEVNLAMHRQEVPLVNVFLEGVKSDPEALARTPASSFIDRAQKTILTSAYAFGEMYVSMAKADKEIQRLKRRDELAKSKMAEAQEAIREKNALLVQKAALAKEVEELKRSKAEEVAAARVEAIESFRSSEELKSYIMDRLVDEQLRWEDRLVRFNPSVEINFDTSGEPPAQTPPADASAPTPEAEPATEDTPSTES; translated from the exons ATGCAGAAGCGGCTGAGGGAGTCTCGGGCCAAGAAAGCTGAGAAGAGTGCTGGAAAACGACCcaaggatgatgatgagggtcGGGTCGCGGACGTGCTGGGGAAAAGGAAAGCCTTGGAGGAGGCTCATCAACATGTGATGGGGTCAGGGCCGAGACTTCCGCCCTTTGATCTGCAGGCACCGCCGAAGCTACCCTTCGGCATGGAGGACGTGTTCGCTGAAGGGGTAGAGAAGGTAGACTTCGGCAGGCTACGCCAGCAGAAGAAGGAGGTCAACCTGGCTATGCACCGGCAGGAGGTGCCTTTAGTGAACGTCTTCCTGGAAGGCGTGAAGAGCGACCCTGAGGCTCTGGCGAGGACTCCAGCTTCTTCCTTCATTGACCGGGCCCAAAAGACGATCCTCACCTCTGCCTAT gcctTTGGCGAGATGTACGTCAGCATGGCCAAGGCTGACAAGGAGATCCAGAGGCTGAAGAGGCGGGATGAGCTAGCCAAGAGCAAAATGGCGGAGGCGCAGGAGGCCATCCGAGAGAAGAACGCCTTGCTGGTTCAAAAGGCGGCCCTGGccaaggaggtggaggagctgAAGAGATCGAAGGCCGAGGAGGTGGCCGCTGCCCGAGTCGAGGCGATTGAGTCCTTCCGATCCTCAGAGGAGCTGAAGAGCTATATCATGGACCGACTGGTTGATGAGCAGCTTCGCTGGGAAGATAGGTTGGTTAGGTTCAACCCCTCGGTGGAGATTAACTTTGACACCAGTGGCGAGCCTCCTGCACAGACCCCTCCTGCTGATGCTAGCGCCCCGACACCAGAGGCTGAGCCGGCCACTGAGGATACCCCGTCGACCGAGTCTTGA